One Mycolicibacterium parafortuitum DNA segment encodes these proteins:
- the leuA gene encoding 2-isopropylmalate synthase produces the protein MTENYHPSADAFSSVRTISTPAGPAHPGQPAWNTQRGSQMPVHRYRSFDEEVEPIRLPDRTWPDKIIDTAPMWCAVDLRDGNQALIDPMSPQRKRRMFDLLVRMGYKEIEVGFPSASQTDYDFVREIIEDGAIPDDVTIQVLTQCRPELIEKTFQACQGAPRAIVHFYNSTSILQRRVVFRADREAVKKIATDGARMCVEEAKKYPGTLWRYEYSPESYTGTELEYAVDVCNAVAEVIQPTPEWPLIVNLPATVEMATPNVYADSIEWMNRHLTPRDSIILSLHPHNDRGTAVAAAELGYAAGADRIEGCLFGNGERTGNVCLVTLGLNLFSRGVDPQIDFSNIDEIRRTVEYCNQLAVPERHPYGGDLVYTAFSGSHQDAINKGLDAMKFDADAADKDVDDLLWQVPYLPIDPKDVGRTYEAVIRVNSQSGKGGVAYIMKADHGLALPRRLQIEFSQAIQKITDGEGGEVSPKEMWDAFYDEYLAPITPLERIRQKVDAAEVDGGTDTITAVVKIAGEEREIVGAGNGPLAAFVDALGAVGFTVNVLDYSEHAMSAGEEAQAAAYVEAEIGGKTVWGVGIATSITTASLRAVVSAVNRAARQGVV, from the coding sequence ATGACTGAGAATTACCACCCTTCTGCCGATGCCTTCTCGTCGGTACGCACCATCTCCACGCCTGCGGGGCCGGCGCATCCCGGCCAGCCCGCGTGGAACACCCAGCGTGGTTCGCAGATGCCGGTTCACCGGTACCGCAGCTTCGACGAGGAGGTCGAGCCGATCCGGCTGCCTGACCGGACCTGGCCGGACAAGATCATCGACACCGCGCCGATGTGGTGCGCGGTGGATTTGCGCGACGGCAACCAGGCGCTGATCGACCCGATGAGCCCGCAGCGCAAGCGCCGGATGTTCGACCTGCTGGTCCGGATGGGTTACAAGGAGATCGAGGTCGGTTTCCCGTCGGCGAGCCAGACCGACTACGACTTCGTCCGCGAGATCATCGAAGACGGGGCGATCCCGGACGACGTCACCATCCAGGTGCTGACACAGTGCCGCCCCGAGCTGATCGAGAAGACGTTCCAGGCCTGCCAGGGTGCTCCGCGCGCGATCGTGCACTTCTACAACTCGACGTCGATCCTGCAACGGCGCGTGGTGTTCCGCGCCGACCGCGAGGCGGTCAAGAAGATCGCCACCGACGGTGCGCGGATGTGCGTCGAGGAGGCCAAGAAGTACCCGGGCACGTTGTGGCGCTACGAGTACTCCCCCGAGTCCTACACCGGAACCGAGCTGGAGTACGCCGTCGACGTGTGCAACGCGGTCGCCGAGGTGATCCAGCCGACGCCCGAGTGGCCGCTGATCGTGAACCTGCCCGCGACCGTCGAGATGGCCACGCCGAACGTGTACGCGGACTCGATCGAGTGGATGAACCGGCACCTGACCCCGCGGGACTCCATCATCTTGAGCCTGCACCCGCACAACGACCGCGGAACGGCCGTCGCCGCAGCCGAACTGGGTTACGCCGCGGGTGCCGACCGGATCGAGGGCTGCCTGTTCGGCAACGGCGAGCGCACCGGCAACGTATGCCTGGTGACGCTGGGGCTGAACCTGTTCTCGCGCGGCGTCGACCCGCAGATCGACTTCTCCAACATCGACGAGATCCGCCGCACCGTCGAGTACTGCAACCAGCTGGCGGTACCCGAGCGGCACCCGTACGGCGGCGATCTGGTCTACACCGCGTTCTCCGGCAGCCACCAGGACGCGATCAACAAGGGCCTGGACGCGATGAAGTTCGACGCCGACGCGGCCGACAAGGACGTCGACGATCTGCTGTGGCAGGTGCCCTACCTGCCGATCGACCCGAAGGACGTCGGGCGCACCTACGAGGCCGTGATCCGGGTGAACTCGCAGTCCGGCAAGGGCGGCGTCGCCTACATCATGAAGGCCGACCACGGCCTGGCCCTGCCGCGCCGGCTGCAGATCGAGTTCAGCCAGGCCATCCAGAAGATCACCGACGGCGAGGGCGGCGAGGTCTCCCCGAAGGAGATGTGGGACGCGTTCTACGACGAGTACCTGGCGCCGATCACGCCGCTGGAGCGGATCCGGCAGAAGGTGGATGCCGCCGAGGTCGACGGCGGCACCGACACCATCACCGCGGTCGTGAAGATCGCCGGCGAGGAGCGCGAGATCGTCGGGGCGGGTAACGGGCCGCTGGCGGCGTTCGTCGACGCGTTGGGTGCGGTCGGGTTCACGGTCAACGTGCTGGACTACTCCGAGCACGCGATGTCCGCCGGTGAGGAAGCCCAGGCCGCGGCCTACGTGGAGGCCGAGATCGGCGGCAAGACCGTATGGGGTGTCGGGATCGCGACGTCGATCACGACGGCCTCGCTGCGCGCGGTCGTCTCGGCGGTCAACCGGGCCGCCCGCCAGGGCGTAGTCTGA